The Rhodococcus triatomae genome includes a window with the following:
- a CDS encoding transposase family protein has product MSSSPIPSVTVDTTLTIGASSHPSGLLDILTAVPDPRKRRGVRHTISTVLAIALAATIAGARSFTAIGEWIADVPTTEYARLGIDGTVPSESTIRRCLQRLEPDQLDALIGSWMWLHTNTTDGRG; this is encoded by the coding sequence GTGTCATCTTCGCCCATACCGTCCGTCACCGTCGACACCACCCTCACGATCGGCGCGTCGTCGCACCCCAGCGGCCTACTCGACATCCTGACTGCGGTCCCCGATCCACGCAAGCGGCGCGGCGTGCGCCACACGATCTCGACAGTGCTGGCGATCGCGCTGGCCGCAACAATCGCCGGCGCCCGCTCGTTCACCGCGATCGGTGAGTGGATCGCCGACGTGCCCACCACCGAGTACGCCCGGCTCGGCATCGACGGCACCGTCCCTTCCGAATCGACGATCCGCCGCTGCCTGCAACGACTCGAACCGGATCAGCTCGATGCCCTGATCGGTTCCTGGATGTGGCTGCACACCAACACTACCGACGGCCGAGGGTAA
- a CDS encoding DUF2716 domain-containing protein — protein sequence MPGLRPARVGHPTDLRTREEDAVSYPRWTQLDKTEKASWWTAFNAVYNFQPGSETDPYPGIVEPKNSITFDLRGSSSPPRARVNTEAEEAFRTAFPSDTVLIALNWQHPGYRFRPHGDPLPQNISPIPVYPDGDYYLFFTEDLQCGTFGHPWHKTLCVFGEPLLSTLAEALSTWLPVARRGGHEPQ from the coding sequence GTGCCTGGTCTTCGTCCAGCGAGGGTCGGGCACCCGACGGATCTGCGAACACGAGAAGAGGACGCGGTGTCATACCCGAGGTGGACCCAGCTCGACAAAACAGAGAAGGCGTCTTGGTGGACTGCTTTCAACGCCGTCTACAACTTTCAGCCAGGTTCGGAAACTGACCCATACCCTGGGATTGTGGAACCAAAGAACTCCATCACCTTCGACCTCCGCGGATCGTCGTCTCCCCCACGGGCTCGGGTGAACACGGAGGCCGAAGAAGCCTTCCGTACTGCGTTTCCCTCAGACACCGTGCTGATTGCGCTCAACTGGCAGCATCCCGGATACCGCTTCCGGCCACACGGCGACCCGCTCCCCCAGAATATCTCGCCCATCCCCGTCTACCCCGATGGGGACTACTACCTGTTCTTCACCGAAGACCTCCAGTGCGGAACCTTCGGACACCCGTGGCACAAAACCCTCTGCGTCTTCGGCGAGCCACTCCTGTCCACCTTGGCAGAAGCACTGTCGACCTGGCTGCCGGTAGCCAGGCGCGGCGGCCACGAACCCCAGTGA
- a CDS encoding transposase, with product MAQKKSRQFSPEFRETAAREVFEKSRPIADVARDCGVTDQTIRNWVKQLQRTNSAADTGLSLPERARLKELERRVRELEDENRFLGKSVAFFAKKHR from the coding sequence GTGGCACAGAAGAAGTCGCGTCAGTTCAGCCCGGAGTTCCGGGAAACGGCGGCACGTGAGGTGTTCGAGAAGTCTCGGCCGATCGCCGATGTCGCGCGCGATTGCGGGGTAACCGATCAGACGATCCGGAACTGGGTGAAACAGCTCCAGCGCACGAACTCGGCAGCGGATACCGGGTTGTCTTTGCCGGAACGTGCCCGCTTGAAGGAATTGGAGCGGCGGGTCCGGGAACTGGAGGACGAGAACCGCTTCCTGGGAAAATCGGTGGCCTTCTTCGCGAAGAAGCACCGGTAA
- a CDS encoding IS3 family transposase, with protein MASEEGNYAVVDMCRWAGVSRSGFYDWRSRKPSATARWREILEAEVRFCFDHSDSTYGYRRVHAQLARWGTQVDPDTVRKIMRELGLVPCQPRPFRPVTTIAGDAADLPDLVARDFTADAPGRKLVGDITYIRTWEGWLYLATVLDCYSKKVIGYAMADHMRTELVTDALRMAQGSVVVEAQGRDLRVQDLKTRSTARCGFTATRRQAWAIFDCPARR; from the coding sequence ATCGCGTCCGAAGAAGGCAATTACGCTGTGGTCGATATGTGCCGGTGGGCAGGAGTTTCCCGCTCAGGATTCTATGACTGGCGAAGCCGGAAACCCTCGGCCACCGCGCGGTGGCGGGAAATCCTCGAAGCAGAAGTCCGGTTCTGCTTCGATCATTCCGACAGCACCTACGGTTACCGCCGCGTCCACGCCCAGCTCGCCCGGTGGGGAACCCAGGTCGATCCGGACACCGTTCGGAAAATCATGCGTGAGCTGGGGTTGGTGCCGTGCCAGCCCCGGCCGTTCCGACCGGTCACCACCATCGCCGGCGACGCCGCCGACCTGCCCGACCTGGTGGCACGCGACTTCACCGCCGACGCGCCGGGACGCAAGCTCGTCGGTGACATCACCTATATCCGTACCTGGGAAGGGTGGCTTTATCTGGCCACCGTGCTCGACTGCTATTCGAAGAAGGTGATCGGGTACGCGATGGCGGACCATATGCGCACCGAATTGGTGACCGACGCCCTGCGCATGGCCCAGGGCTCCGTAGTTGTTGAGGCCCAGGGCCGCGACCTGCGGGTTCAGGATCTCAAGACCAGGTCGACAGCACGATGCGGGTTTACCGCGACACGTCGGCAGGCCTGGGCGATATTCGACTGCCCCGCCCGTCGATGA
- a CDS encoding ISAs1 family transposase gives MPAGTVSPIDPCLDQLTRFVGGVVDEKQVPRLMTALEVVPDPRDRRGRRYSLPSLIAIALCAVAAGARSYSSIADWAVAAPREVLVRLGIRFRVPSEATIRQVLGRVEGDGLDLVLGRYLSDAGDNDSGGERVAVAVDGKTVRGARAGEESAPHLVSAVTHTGGVVLGQCRTADKSNEISAVRRLLRGIDLVGAVVTVDAMHTQKATARCLRERCRAEYVMVVKANQPGLLARIRELPWEQVPVVWSDPLERGHGREEARIYKIVTVTRGLRFPYAQQVIEITRRRRRIGADRWSIEVVYAICSLPCEQAPPKLLARWIRGHWSIENRVHWVRDVTFDEDRSTVRAGHGPQVMATLRNTAISLHRRAGQSNIAQACRRVAVNPHRAVDLVLRS, from the coding sequence ATGCCCGCCGGGACAGTGTCCCCGATCGACCCATGCCTTGACCAGCTGACCCGGTTTGTCGGTGGTGTCGTCGACGAGAAGCAGGTGCCGCGGTTGATGACTGCACTCGAAGTGGTGCCCGATCCGCGGGATCGTCGCGGTCGCCGGTACTCGCTGCCCTCGTTGATCGCGATTGCCCTGTGTGCGGTTGCCGCGGGCGCTCGGTCGTATTCGAGTATCGCGGATTGGGCCGTAGCTGCTCCGCGGGAGGTGTTGGTGCGCTTGGGTATCCGGTTCCGTGTGCCGAGCGAGGCCACGATCCGGCAGGTCCTCGGACGGGTCGAGGGGGATGGGTTGGATCTGGTGCTGGGCCGCTACCTGTCCGATGCCGGCGATAATGACAGCGGCGGCGAGCGGGTGGCAGTGGCTGTCGACGGTAAAACTGTCCGCGGTGCACGAGCCGGCGAGGAGTCGGCCCCGCACCTGGTTTCGGCGGTCACCCATACCGGTGGTGTGGTACTCGGGCAGTGCCGCACCGCGGACAAGTCCAACGAGATATCCGCTGTCCGAAGGTTGCTGCGAGGAATCGACCTGGTCGGTGCGGTCGTCACCGTCGATGCCATGCACACGCAGAAGGCCACTGCCCGGTGTCTGCGTGAGCGGTGTCGGGCCGAGTACGTGATGGTTGTCAAGGCGAACCAGCCTGGGCTGCTCGCCCGGATCCGGGAGCTGCCGTGGGAGCAGGTGCCGGTGGTGTGGTCCGACCCGCTCGAACGTGGTCACGGTCGTGAGGAGGCGCGGATCTACAAGATCGTCACCGTCACCCGTGGTCTTCGATTCCCGTACGCGCAGCAGGTGATCGAGATCACTCGCCGTCGCCGCCGGATCGGTGCCGACCGGTGGAGCATCGAGGTTGTGTACGCGATCTGCTCGTTGCCCTGTGAGCAGGCGCCACCGAAGCTGCTCGCGAGGTGGATCCGCGGGCATTGGTCGATCGAGAACAGGGTCCATTGGGTACGGGACGTGACGTTCGACGAAGACCGCTCCACGGTCCGTGCCGGTCACGGACCGCAGGTGATGGCGACGCTGCGGAATACAGCGATCAGCCTTCATCGACGGGCGGGGCAGTCGAATATCGCCCAGGCCTGCCGACGTGTCGCGGTAAACCCGCATCGTGCTGTCGACCTGGTCTTGAGATCCTGA
- a CDS encoding integrase core domain-containing protein produces the protein MAIRNLPIMVEGTIFHSDRGSQYLSAEFASVAQELGIVRSVGRTGTCYDNAWAESFNGTLKNERVNRTQYPTREHARRDITRYIELRYNQIRLHSGIDYHTPNEVESAWFQQNQAA, from the coding sequence ATGGCCATCCGGAACCTGCCCATCATGGTCGAAGGAACAATATTCCACAGCGACCGCGGCAGCCAGTACCTTTCCGCTGAATTCGCCTCAGTGGCACAAGAACTCGGCATCGTGCGATCGGTAGGCCGCACGGGAACTTGCTATGACAATGCCTGGGCGGAATCTTTCAATGGAACCCTGAAGAATGAGCGCGTGAACCGCACTCAATACCCGACCCGGGAACACGCTCGAAGGGATATCACCCGCTATATCGAGTTGCGGTACAACCAGATTCGTCTGCACTCCGGAATTGACTACCACACGCCGAACGAAGTAGAGTCCGCGTGGTTCCAGCAGAATCAGGCGGCTTGA
- a CDS encoding transposase family protein gives MRHTISTVLAIALAATIAGARSFTAIGEWIADVPTTEYARLGIDGTVPSESTIRRCLQRLEPDQLDALIGSWMWLHTNTTDGRG, from the coding sequence GTGCGCCACACGATCTCGACAGTGCTGGCGATCGCGCTGGCCGCAACAATCGCCGGCGCCCGCTCGTTCACCGCGATCGGTGAGTGGATCGCCGACGTGCCCACCACCGAGTACGCCCGGCTCGGCATCGACGGCACCGTCCCTTCCGAATCGACGATCCGCCGCTGCCTGCAACGACTCGAACCGGATCAGCTCGATGCCCTGATCGGTTCCTGGATGTGGCTGCACACCAACACTACCGACGGCCGAGGGTAA
- a CDS encoding ISAs1 family transposase yields the protein MAAHQHYRRPRVIAFDGKTLRGAKDAAGNLAHLLAGLCHRTGTVLAQCAVGAKTNEIPLLPKLLNLLDIAGTVITADAMHCQRETAEHIVGRGGHYILTVQGNQPSLRRQLKSLPWKQIPVISRTTENGHGRREVRSLKATEISDGVLFPHAVQVLQLTRTTRRGRDCKRRTEVVYAVTSLSVLDAHPGQVATWLRGHWAIENRRDQTPWSRSSTPHRSTHDQLKCDFAGPLGMSPVIWLIMSLFLRAPRACGDEPEVELRVRSEGLCSPRTRG from the coding sequence GTGGCTGCACACCAACACTACCGACGGCCGAGGGTAATCGCATTCGACGGCAAGACGCTACGCGGCGCCAAGGATGCGGCCGGAAACCTGGCCCACCTACTCGCCGGATTGTGTCACCGCACCGGGACCGTCCTCGCCCAGTGCGCGGTCGGAGCGAAGACGAACGAGATTCCTCTGTTGCCGAAACTGTTGAACCTGTTGGACATCGCCGGAACTGTGATCACGGCGGACGCGATGCATTGCCAACGCGAGACCGCCGAGCACATTGTCGGCCGAGGTGGCCACTACATCCTCACTGTCCAAGGTAACCAGCCGAGCTTGCGACGACAGCTCAAATCATTGCCATGGAAACAGATTCCGGTAATCAGCCGCACCACCGAGAACGGGCACGGCCGCCGCGAGGTCCGCTCACTCAAAGCCACCGAGATCTCCGACGGAGTGCTGTTCCCGCACGCCGTCCAGGTGCTGCAACTGACCCGCACCACCCGCCGAGGGCGGGACTGCAAGCGACGCACCGAAGTCGTCTACGCGGTCACCTCACTGTCTGTGCTGGACGCACATCCCGGCCAGGTCGCAACCTGGCTGCGCGGACATTGGGCGATCGAGAACCGCCGCGATCAGACACCATGGTCGCGATCCTCAACGCCCCATCGATCTACTCATGACCAGCTGAAATGCGACTTTGCCGGGCCCCTGGGGATGAGCCCCGTAATCTGGCTCATCATGTCCCTGTTTCTCCGTGCTCCCCGCGCATGCGGGGATGAGCCCGAGGTGGAGCTACGCGTCCGTTCCGAAGGCTTGTGCTCCCCGCGGACGCGGGGATGA
- a CDS encoding PspC domain-containing protein, which translates to MTYDSNSRPFVRSSDSKMLGGVCGGIAEYFGADANLVRLLTVIAAFVTGGTAILVYLAAWMIMPQG; encoded by the coding sequence ATGACATACGACAGCAACTCCCGCCCCTTCGTCCGTTCCTCCGACAGCAAGATGCTCGGCGGGGTCTGCGGAGGAATCGCCGAGTACTTCGGAGCCGACGCCAACCTCGTCCGACTGCTCACCGTGATCGCGGCCTTCGTCACCGGCGGTACCGCGATTCTCGTCTACCTCGCCGCCTGGATGATCATGCCGCAGGGCTGA
- a CDS encoding alpha/beta hydrolase, translated as MRNRMVVRKFGIRSAVALAAITAAPFLGTQAIASADPASSDQASHVVRTQKIDDRQQRMYVYSAAMDREIELRVLTPADDSAPRPTLYLLNGAGGGEDTATWYRQTDAVDFFADKNVNVVTPMMGAFSYYTDWKDDDPVLGRNQWTTFLTQELPPVIDSALGTNGVNSIAGISMAGGSVLSLAQAAPGLYESVGAYSGCAETSTNPGRAYVSMVVESRGRGKVENMWGPEGDPLWLENDPIVNAEKLRGTTLYVSTGSGLPGHHDRLDGQGINGDVETFANQIILGSVIEAATNQCTHKLANRLNELGIPATFDFQSTGTHAWPYWQDQLHKSWPVIAGPLGA; from the coding sequence ATGCGCAACCGCATGGTCGTGAGAAAGTTCGGAATCCGATCGGCGGTTGCACTTGCCGCGATCACCGCGGCCCCCTTCCTCGGCACTCAGGCGATCGCCTCGGCCGATCCGGCGTCCTCCGATCAGGCGTCGCACGTCGTGCGGACCCAGAAGATCGACGACCGCCAGCAGCGGATGTACGTCTACTCCGCGGCGATGGACCGCGAGATCGAGCTGCGGGTGCTGACTCCCGCGGACGACAGCGCTCCCCGGCCCACTCTCTACCTGCTCAACGGCGCGGGCGGCGGTGAGGACACTGCGACCTGGTACCGACAGACCGACGCGGTGGACTTCTTCGCCGACAAGAACGTCAACGTCGTCACCCCGATGATGGGGGCGTTCAGCTACTACACCGACTGGAAGGACGACGACCCGGTTCTGGGCCGCAACCAGTGGACCACGTTCCTCACCCAGGAGCTGCCCCCGGTCATCGACTCGGCGCTCGGCACCAACGGGGTCAACTCGATCGCCGGCATCTCGATGGCCGGCGGCTCGGTCCTCAGTCTCGCGCAGGCCGCGCCGGGCCTCTACGAGAGCGTCGGCGCGTACAGCGGATGTGCGGAAACCAGCACCAACCCGGGCCGGGCGTACGTGAGCATGGTCGTCGAATCCCGCGGGCGCGGGAAGGTGGAGAACATGTGGGGGCCGGAAGGCGACCCGCTGTGGCTCGAGAACGACCCGATCGTCAACGCGGAGAAGCTGCGCGGCACGACGCTGTACGTGAGCACGGGATCGGGGCTCCCCGGACACCACGACCGGCTCGACGGCCAGGGCATCAACGGTGACGTGGAGACCTTCGCGAACCAGATCATCCTCGGTTCGGTCATCGAGGCGGCCACCAACCAGTGCACCCACAAGCTGGCGAACCGGCTGAACGAACTCGGCATTCCGGCCACGTTCGATTTCCAGTCCACCGGTACCCACGCGTGGCCGTACTGGCAGGACCAGCTGCACAAGTCCTGGCCCGTCATCGCCGGACCGCTCGGGGCCTGA
- a CDS encoding alpha/beta hydrolase family protein, whose amino-acid sequence METVPIQMPDGTTTPVRLFPGADAAPVVVMFPGLGIPAGYYEPFADELVRRGYNAAVGELRGQGDSRPRPSSASRYGYQELVCVDFPAMFEVVRERFPASTPYLLGHSMGGQLGVMYAARIRGRLGGLMLVASGSPYYRGFPGVRSPGLLMGSAAMSMTASVAGFWPGDRLDVGGFGRQSRVLISDWSRFARTGRIQPTGADIDYEERIARLKLPVLSITVEGDDMAPPASVRNLVAKLPNARLTTWHQPARLGHNGWIRDPGSTVDRIATWLADRE is encoded by the coding sequence GTGGAGACAGTCCCGATCCAGATGCCCGACGGCACGACCACTCCGGTCCGCCTGTTCCCGGGGGCCGACGCGGCGCCCGTCGTGGTGATGTTCCCGGGCCTGGGGATTCCGGCCGGCTACTACGAACCGTTCGCCGACGAACTCGTCCGGCGGGGGTACAACGCCGCCGTCGGCGAGCTGCGCGGACAGGGCGACAGCCGGCCACGACCGAGTTCCGCCAGCAGGTACGGCTACCAGGAATTGGTCTGCGTCGACTTCCCGGCCATGTTCGAAGTGGTCCGGGAACGTTTCCCCGCCAGCACGCCCTATCTGCTCGGGCACAGCATGGGCGGGCAGCTCGGAGTCATGTATGCGGCGCGGATCCGGGGCAGGCTCGGCGGGCTGATGTTGGTGGCGTCGGGCTCGCCCTACTACCGGGGATTTCCCGGGGTGCGCTCTCCCGGCCTGCTCATGGGTTCGGCCGCGATGTCGATGACGGCGTCGGTCGCGGGTTTCTGGCCCGGCGACCGCCTCGACGTCGGCGGGTTCGGACGGCAGTCGCGGGTGCTGATCTCGGACTGGTCCCGCTTCGCCCGCACCGGACGGATCCAACCGACCGGAGCGGACATCGACTACGAGGAGCGGATCGCCCGGCTGAAGCTGCCGGTGCTTTCGATCACCGTCGAGGGCGACGACATGGCACCCCCGGCGTCGGTGCGGAACCTGGTGGCGAAGCTGCCGAACGCCCGTCTCACGACGTGGCACCAGCCCGCACGTCTCGGTCACAACGGGTGGATCCGGGACCCCGGGTCCACGGTGGATCGGATCGCCACCTGGCTCGCCGACCGCGAATGA
- a CDS encoding prolyl oligopeptidase family serine peptidase encodes MTDPHLWLEDVTGDKPLDWVRERNGRTVDTYAADEQFTDLESRIRDVLDTDARIPYVGIRGEWLYNFWRDATHVRGLWRRTTLERYRTDDPEWEVLVDVDALAEAEDENWVWAGANVLRPSQSRALISLSRGGADATVIREFDLDSRTFVTGEDAFELSEAKSSMGWIDADTVYVESDFGPGTLTDSGYPRLAKRWHRGAPLDDAVTVFEGARSDVSVGASYDDTEGFERHFVSRAIDFYHSERYELLPDGALVKIEVPDDASTGVYRNWLTVRPRTDWEVGGTVYPAGSLLITDYDSYMAGARELTAVFTPDAHTSLEQATWTRNHLLLVTLADVHTELFALTPSESGWARTPIAGVPELTTSGVIATDARNSDAFFVNSSGFTTPATLLYGTVGSPLEPIKRAPAFFDATGIAVSQYFATSDDGTAIPYFVVRREDAEGPGPTLLYGYGGFENSMVPAYSGVVGLAWLEPGGTYVVANIRGGGEYGPGWHTQAIREGRPLAYEDFSAVAKDLVARGFTTPELLGAQGGSNGGLLMGVMLTRYPKLFGAIVCQVPLLDMKRYHLLLAGASWMAEYGDPDDPRDWEFLGAYSPYQNTDPAAQYPPVLMTTSTRDDRVHPGHARKMTALLEEQGHEIWYYENIEGGHGGAADNAQAAFKSALTYTFLRRTLTPS; translated from the coding sequence ATGACCGACCCCCATCTCTGGCTCGAAGACGTCACCGGCGACAAGCCCCTCGACTGGGTGCGCGAACGCAACGGGCGCACCGTCGACACCTACGCGGCGGACGAGCAGTTCACCGACCTCGAGAGCCGGATCAGGGACGTCCTGGACACCGACGCGCGGATCCCGTACGTGGGGATCCGCGGCGAGTGGCTGTACAACTTCTGGCGCGACGCGACCCATGTGCGTGGCCTCTGGCGCCGCACGACTCTCGAGCGGTACCGCACCGACGATCCCGAGTGGGAGGTGCTCGTCGACGTCGATGCACTGGCCGAGGCCGAGGACGAGAACTGGGTGTGGGCCGGGGCGAACGTGTTGCGCCCCAGTCAGTCCCGAGCACTCATCTCCCTGTCCCGAGGCGGCGCCGACGCCACGGTGATCCGCGAGTTCGATCTCGACAGCCGTACGTTCGTCACCGGCGAAGACGCCTTCGAGCTGTCCGAGGCGAAGTCGAGCATGGGATGGATCGACGCCGACACCGTCTACGTGGAAAGCGATTTCGGTCCGGGAACTCTCACCGACTCCGGCTATCCACGGCTGGCGAAGCGATGGCACCGGGGCGCGCCGCTGGACGACGCCGTCACCGTCTTCGAGGGCGCACGATCGGACGTGTCCGTGGGTGCGTCCTACGACGACACCGAGGGTTTCGAGCGCCACTTCGTCAGCCGGGCGATCGACTTCTACCACTCCGAACGGTACGAACTCCTCCCCGACGGTGCCCTGGTCAAGATCGAGGTCCCCGACGACGCGAGCACGGGCGTGTACCGCAACTGGTTGACGGTCCGGCCCCGCACCGACTGGGAGGTCGGCGGGACGGTGTACCCCGCCGGCTCGCTCCTGATCACCGACTACGACTCCTACATGGCCGGTGCCCGCGAGCTCACCGCGGTGTTCACCCCGGACGCTCACACCTCGCTCGAACAGGCCACCTGGACGCGCAATCATCTACTGCTGGTGACGCTCGCCGACGTGCACACCGAGCTGTTCGCTCTCACTCCGAGCGAATCCGGTTGGGCGAGAACTCCCATCGCAGGCGTTCCGGAACTGACCACCAGCGGCGTCATCGCCACGGACGCACGCAACAGCGACGCGTTCTTCGTCAACTCGAGCGGATTCACCACGCCGGCCACCCTGCTGTACGGCACGGTCGGGAGCCCGCTCGAACCGATCAAGAGGGCGCCCGCCTTCTTCGACGCCACCGGCATCGCGGTGTCGCAGTACTTCGCCACCTCGGACGACGGAACCGCGATCCCGTACTTCGTCGTCCGGCGTGAGGACGCCGAGGGGCCGGGACCGACGCTGCTGTACGGGTACGGCGGTTTCGAGAACTCGATGGTGCCCGCCTACAGCGGCGTGGTCGGCCTGGCGTGGCTCGAGCCCGGTGGCACGTACGTGGTGGCGAACATCCGCGGTGGCGGCGAATACGGACCGGGCTGGCACACGCAGGCCATCCGGGAAGGACGCCCCCTCGCCTACGAGGACTTCTCCGCGGTCGCGAAGGATCTCGTCGCGCGCGGGTTCACGACGCCCGAGTTGCTCGGCGCCCAGGGCGGCAGCAACGGCGGGCTGCTGATGGGGGTCATGCTCACCAGGTACCCGAAACTGTTCGGCGCGATCGTGTGCCAGGTGCCGCTGCTGGACATGAAGCGCTATCACCTCCTGCTCGCGGGCGCGTCCTGGATGGCCGAGTACGGGGATCCGGACGACCCCCGGGACTGGGAGTTCCTCGGCGCGTACTCGCCATACCAGAACACCGATCCCGCGGCGCAGTATCCGCCGGTGCTGATGACGACCTCCACCCGCGACGACCGGGTGCATCCCGGACATGCGCGGAAGATGACCGCATTGCTCGAGGAGCAGGGCCACGAGATCTGGTACTACGAGAACATCGAGGGCGGGCACGGCGGCGCTGCGGACAACGCGCAGGCCGCGTTCAAGTCGGCCCTCACCTACACCTTCCTCCGGCGCACCCTCACCCCTTCCTGA
- a CDS encoding WS/DGAT domain-containing protein gives MQLTPADAQMSWIGRRIRNDQFQLYCFSGTDGRSGPGDDGVAAARRHIGDRVDRIGELQVHAVPVPGDLDYPYWARRGQGPDQIRVHSLADRSWAGFQRALGDLLATSLDITESPWQVHLFPAVTGAPRCSEPALVAVFQVSHAFADGRRASASARQLFGPGLPPGSPAPTRAPFAPAMLARAAAKIPGQVAGTVSVARRSLAAQRAVRAAEAAGAVPPPADGFPLTRVNTDPGPSRTARMLVCDAARLTGAGVTVTVAAATAISVALARYLAEHGADIAALGAEVTVAVPDPTGRSRNSYRNVGVGLFPEVADLRERAARIAADLAERRRRLDDPNVALAGGSVEYVPARMLRRGIERYDLSAVPATVAGNTVISSVHRGAADLRLAGRRVRFTAGFPGLSPVMGLTHGVHGIGGTVTLGVLTGSRAMPDPDHYLELLDAAVDEVAGSLRG, from the coding sequence GTGCAGCTCACTCCCGCCGACGCGCAGATGTCCTGGATCGGACGCCGGATCCGCAACGACCAGTTCCAGCTGTATTGCTTCTCCGGCACGGACGGCCGCTCCGGCCCGGGGGACGACGGTGTCGCCGCCGCGCGCAGGCACATCGGAGATCGGGTGGACCGCATCGGGGAGCTGCAGGTGCATGCCGTCCCGGTCCCGGGCGATCTCGACTACCCGTACTGGGCGCGGCGCGGACAGGGTCCGGATCAGATCCGGGTGCACTCCCTGGCTGATCGATCGTGGGCCGGGTTCCAGCGCGCGCTGGGCGATTTACTCGCCACCTCGCTCGACATCACCGAGAGCCCGTGGCAGGTTCACCTCTTCCCGGCGGTGACGGGAGCGCCGCGCTGCTCCGAGCCGGCCCTGGTCGCGGTGTTCCAGGTCTCGCACGCGTTCGCCGACGGCCGCCGGGCATCGGCTTCGGCGCGACAGTTGTTCGGGCCCGGGCTGCCGCCCGGATCTCCGGCGCCCACGCGCGCACCCTTCGCACCCGCGATGCTGGCGCGGGCCGCGGCCAAGATTCCCGGCCAGGTCGCCGGGACCGTGTCGGTGGCACGTCGGTCGCTGGCGGCGCAACGGGCTGTCCGGGCGGCGGAGGCGGCAGGCGCCGTGCCGCCACCCGCCGACGGGTTTCCGCTGACCCGCGTGAACACCGACCCCGGCCCGAGCCGCACGGCGCGGATGCTGGTGTGCGACGCGGCCCGTCTGACAGGTGCGGGCGTGACGGTGACGGTGGCGGCCGCCACCGCGATCTCGGTGGCGCTCGCCCGGTATCTCGCCGAGCACGGTGCGGACATCGCCGCACTCGGCGCGGAGGTCACGGTGGCCGTTCCGGATCCGACCGGTCGCTCGCGCAACTCCTACCGCAATGTCGGTGTGGGACTGTTCCCGGAGGTCGCCGATCTGCGGGAGCGTGCCGCCCGCATCGCCGCCGACCTCGCGGAACGACGTCGGAGACTGGACGACCCGAACGTCGCGCTCGCCGGCGGGTCGGTCGAGTACGTGCCCGCGCGGATGCTGCGCCGCGGCATCGAGCGCTACGACCTGTCCGCCGTGCCCGCCACCGTCGCGGGCAACACGGTGATCTCGAGCGTGCACCGCGGCGCGGCGGATCTACGGCTCGCGGGCCGCCGGGTGCGGTTCACCGCAGGCTTTCCCGGGCTGTCCCCGGTGATGGGACTGACACACGGAGTGCACGGCATCGGCGGCACGGTCACGCTCGGGGTGCTCACCGGCTCGCGGGCGATGCCGGACCCGGACCACTACCTGGAGCTGTTGGACGCCGCGGTGGACGAGGTCGCGGGCTCGCTGCGCGGATGA